In Clostridium sp. JN-1, one genomic interval encodes:
- a CDS encoding thioredoxin family protein, translating into MDTNEDIKELLKNNEIVLVYFGSNNCNVCAAMKPKIEELLKDYPKIKSTQVDIEKSLEVSAAYNIFTIPAILLFIEGKETIREAKYISLEDVDSKIGRYYNMLFE; encoded by the coding sequence ATGGATACAAATGAAGATATAAAAGAATTACTAAAGAATAATGAAATAGTTTTGGTGTACTTTGGCAGCAATAATTGTAATGTATGCGCTGCTATGAAACCAAAGATAGAAGAGCTTCTTAAAGATTATCCGAAAATTAAAAGTACACAAGTAGATATAGAAAAATCTCTTGAAGTCTCAGCTGCTTATAATATATTTACTATACCTGCTATTCTTTTATTTATTGAAGGTAAAGAAACAATTAGAGAAGCAAAATATATTAGTCTTGAGGATGTAGATAGTAAGATAGGGAGATACTATAATATGCTTTTTGAATAA